In Spodoptera frugiperda isolate SF20-4 chromosome 12, AGI-APGP_CSIRO_Sfru_2.0, whole genome shotgun sequence, a single window of DNA contains:
- the LOC118262495 gene encoding uncharacterized protein LOC118262495 gives MGRRRWRLVTITAFLLFVTKDTKCQDENHYFFSPVEKSFAQVQPPLFPNGRPSSAFFDHGDNYRVAPTVQQPLYNEGQSRFPSPNYNQNPSPFQLPTGRSQAGTQYYVNQPEFTAQRQRFRPALPYNFQMVAQHPASTKRPDVSQIHSVAYQNDPSKPETFLGQITLNNPDIDYLQNNRFKTLPFDGNSLKSNGQSGHIAHDEDIENDNQDLFEHHRVTTYNPHKLAMKQRLNNKPNTPRFTQLDLPSVNENTNVQNTPSNTFNKKNQFNVPKSNANVYHSSSTEYKGLLDIEPLLEDDISDLSSFRELMKNTQGSFDVEVIKSNQTGTESTDDSKPDASSMNADNYPKQEPVKPTTTTTSTTTTTSTTTTASSGNSEEDHDSEDGEDEGEYVEYYDDDESSEVKHTTTQAPHLSSSTEQATDNYDEEYDTTEETEKSTEVAKPNATESFDVLVMKPEKTMVKDDNFKHFVDTTVIDQTEHKPSEEKGAPINAAPTAEEDTTSIETPSILGQEVVSVVTTKSVVNGTISIPDVTYAPSTTKLSSASEDTSPTSNQMNDASVPVTTENWIVVASVQTSRSVSGARFLPFPTVEQEEKKQVLADDNEEEDEEESVTKDPREETSGLINHSSSTENINDKLDSIQSELSSAVLSGSLNNENKNIELITESTTESTTTTTTTTTTTTTTPPPIKVFTLKSTTVASVTERSSPEPLPVQIKKFAHRVTTSTTPKPRKKPSLVTVMDDIAGLLPAGYKSRLSYKDKRTSTTTTTTTTTTTSAPEVSSEIPIINGTQGRSSGISSKNKVIVLDYKSLLPKEYKPKENKPQEDLVKKLQKNDLSKLLPANYKPSSTETPDVKSITKSILDKVEEVDISAFLPKGFKLNATATEKPKLPIKAIPVDVSALLPPGFKLNDTDKEGETPLVNIKVADISNLLPPGFKLNETEEEASPPSSTTKAPGGIKLVFPSRPGGKVNRKTTTPKPLGPAPVTPKIQKGWPTRASTEFTGWPSPSTTPFSIEKLLEAQRNATATSPLPEFSTEATTRRTTTTTTTTPVPPPPTTPGLCKRECDIAATIKIVSGVKWIPELLDHNTEEWQRLAKDVKEELNSVYSKSDYLRKWYKDIRIDGFSEGSVLVDYFIELKEVEERVDTLDLKKMFHKSLHEAKPGSVVETITEEPKDEFDPDVMLGDQPDEDRMKKSNEKMTKTIDKSAGKLEIGKFVMDPAYTEFIVLPKREEPTAIIPEEESLLPQWGIAVIVIALASLLFVVIFGVTVLVNRQKSAKAKQPIPLSEEMLRDLDKSHMGGFDDVHQLKERELPYLPSGKRMSTAFIEQLAYPNPGDSWRSEWTPQLQKYMQHYTPDSGRGSQIYGPVGNAYGYGGGSQLYGQTGGGSQVYGYTGEYPRSHYSRRRSDYDSNF, from the exons TTGCTGTTCGTCACAAAAGACACCAAGTGTCAAG atgAAAACCACtatttcttttcaccggtagAAAAAAGTTTTGCTCAAGTTCAGCCGCCTTTATTTCCAAATGGTCGCCCATCATCAGCATTCTTCGATCATGGGGACAACTACAGGGTTGCGCCGACCGTGCAGCAGCCTCTCTACAACGAGGGCCAGTCAAGATTCCCCAGCCCTAACTACAACCAAAACCCGTCACCTTTTCAACTACCGACGGGCAGGAGTCAAGCCGGAACCCAGTATTATGTAAACCAACCCGAATTTACTGCACAACGACAAAGGTTCAGGCCAGCTTTACCATACAACTTCCAAATGGTTGCTCAACACCCAGCTTCAACCAAAAGGCCCGATGTGTCACAAATACACTCCGTGGCCTATCAAAATGACCCGTCTAAACCAGAAACCTTTTTGGGTCAAATCACTTTAAATAATCCTGATATTgactacttacaaaataatagatttaaaaCACTGCCATTTGACGGTAACAGCTTGAAAAGTAACGGACAAAGCGGTCACATTGCACATGATGAAGACATTGAAAATGATAATCAAGACTTATTTGAACATCACAGGGTGACCACTTATAATCCTCATAAACTCGCAATGAAACAAAGACTGAATAATAAGCCTAATACTCCACGGTTCACTCAATTAGATTTACCATCTGTCAATGAGAATACGAATGTTCAAAATACACCAAGCAAtacttttaataagaaaaatcaatttaatgtGCCAAAATCAAATGCCAATGTATATCACAGTTCTTCCACTGAATACAAGGGTCTCTTAGACATAGAACCTTTACTCGAAGATGATATAAGCGATTTAAGTTCGTTTAGAGAGCTCATGAAGAATACTCAAGGTTCTTTTGACGTAGAAGTCATAAAATCTAATCAAACTGGAACTGAATCCACAGATGATAGTAAACCTGATGCTAGCTCTATGAATGCTGACAATTATCCAAAGCAAGAACCAGTTAAACCAACCACTACCACCACTTCTACCACTACTACTACTTCTACGACAACTACTGCAAGTAGTGGAAATTCTGAAGAAGATCATGATAGCGAAGATGGAGAAGATGAGGGAGAGTATGTGGAGTATTATGATGACGATGAAAGTTCAGAAGTAAAACATACGACGACACAAGCACCTCACCTATCCTCGTCAACAGAACAGGCTACAGATAATTATGACGAAGAATACGATACGACTGAAGAAACTGAAAAGTCTACAGAAGTAGCAAAACCAAATGCAACGGAGTCGTTCGATGTTTTAGTAATGAAACCTGAAAAGACGATGGTTAAGGATgataatttcaaacattttgtaGACACTACTGTAATAGATCAAACAGAGCACAAACCTTCTGAAGAAAAGGGAGCTCCTATCAATGCTGCACCAACTGCTGAAGAAGATACAACGTCAATAGAAACACCATCAATATTAGGACAAGAAGTTGTGTCAGTCGTGACAACCAAGAGTGTAGTGAATGGTACTATATCAATTCCAGACGTCACGTATGCTCCGAGTACTACTAAACTTAGTTCAGCTTCAGAAGACACTTCACCAACTAGTAACCAAATGAATGATGCATCAGTACCAGTGACAACTGAGAATTGGATTGTAGTCGCTTCAGTGCAAACTAGTAGAAGTGTCTCAGGCGCTCGATTCTTACCATTCCCTACTGTAGAACAGGAAGAAAAGAAACAAGTTTTGGCCGATGACAATGAAGAAGAAGACGAAGAGGAATCCGTGACCAAAGACCCAAGAGAAGAAACCAGTGGACTTATAAACCATTCATCGTCAACTGAAAATATTAACGACAAGTTAGATAGTATTCAGTCTGAACTATCAAGTGCAGTTTTATCGGGTTCTTTgaataatgaaaacaaaaatattgaattgatAACTGAATCAACTACTGAAAGTACGACCACTACAACAACAACGACCACAACGACTACAACGACCCCGCCACCTATTAAAGTATTTACATTGAAGAGTACTACAGTTGCTTCTGTAACAGAAAGATCGTCTCCAGAGCCTTTACCTGTACAAATCAAGAAATTTGCTCATCGTGTAACGACATCTACAACACCTAAGCCTAGGAAAAAGCCTTCCTTAGTTACTGTAATGGATGACATAGCTGGGCTTCTACCAGCTGGTTACAAATCTAGGTTATCTTACAAAGATAAACGAACCAGTACGACCACGACAACTACCACAACTACAACTACTAGTGCACCAGAAGTATCCAGTGAGATCCCTATAATTAACGGCACACAGGGTCGGTCATCTGGTATCAGCTCAAAGAACAAGGTCATTGTATTAGATTATAAATCTTTACTTCCTAAAGAATATAAGCCTAAAGAAAACAAACCCCAAGAAGATCTTGTTAAAAAACTACAGAAAAATGACCTAAGTAAATTACTACCAGCTAACTATAAGCCGTCAAGTACAGAAACGCCTGATGTTAAATCAATTACTAAATCTATCCTTGATAAAGTTGAAGAAGTTGATATTTCAGCGTTCTTACCCAAAGGTTTCAAACTAAATGCTACAGCTACTGAAAAGCCCAAACTACCAATAAAGGCCATTCCAGTAGACGTTTCAGCTTTACTGCCACCTGGTTTCAAACTGAATGACACCGACAAAGAAGGAGAAACTCCTCTAGTCAATATCAAAGTTGCTGACATTTCCAACTTATTGCCGCCTGGATTTAAATTGAATGAGACGGAAGAAGAGGCATCTCCACCCAGTAGTACAACTAAAGCACCTGGAGGTATAAAACTGGTGTTCCCCTCAAGACCAGGTGGTAAAGTAAACAGGAAAACAACTACTCCTAAACCATTGGGCCCCGCTCCAGTCACACCTAAAATACAAAAGGGTTGGCCTACAAG AGCTTCAACTGAATTCACTGGTTGGCCATCACCGTCTACTACGCCATTTTCTATCGAGAAGCTTTTAGAAGCTCAAAGGAATGCTACTGCTACTAGTCCTCTGCCTGAATTTAGTACCGAAGCAACGACACGACGCACCACGACCACGACTACAACGACACCCGTACCTCCTCCTCCGACCACTCCCGGACTGTGCAAGAGAGAGTGTGACATTGCTGCTACCATCAAAATAGTAtcag GAGTAAAATGGATACCTGAATTATTAGATCACAACACAGAAGAATGGCAACGGCTTGCAAAGGATGTGAAGGAAGag TTGAACTCTGTCTACTCAAAATCGGACTATCTACGCAAATGGTACAAGGATATAAGAATCGATGGGTTCAGTGAAGGCTCCGTTCTTGTTGACTACTTCATTGAACTCAAAGAAGTAGAAGAAAGAGTGGACACATTGGATCTGAAGAAAATGTTCCACAAATCTCTACATGAAGCAAAACCTGGTTCCGTGGTCGAAACCATTACAGAAGAACCGAAAGATGAGTTCGATCCTGATGTCATGTTAGGAGACCAACCTGATGAAGACAGAATGAAGAAGAGCAATGAGAAAATGACCAAGACGATCGACAAGTCTGCTGGCAAGTTGGAAATCGGAAAGTTTGTGATGGATCCTGCATACACCGAGTTTATAG TGTTGCCTAAACGTGAAGAGCCAACCGCTATTATTCCCGAAGAAGAATCATTGTTGCCTCAGTGGGGCATCGCTGTGATTGTCATTGCGCTAGCATCTCTTCTGTTTGTCGTAATATTTGGAGTTACAGTA TTGGTTAACCGACAGAAGAGTGCTAAGGCCAAGCAGCCAATTCCACTCAGCGAAGAAATGCTTCGGGATTTGGATAAGAGTCATATGGGAGGTTTTGATGACGTACATCAACTCAAGGAACGTGAATTGCCGTATCTTCCATCGGGCAAG CGTATGTCAACTGCCTTCATCGAGCAGCTGGCTTACCCTAACCCGGGTGACTCGTGGCGATCAGAATGGACGCCGCAGCTCCAGAAGTACATGCAGCATTACACACCGGACTCTGGGCGAGGATCGCAGATCTATGGCCCTGTCGGAAATGCTTATGG ATACGGCGGTGGCTCGCAGCTGTACGGGCAAACGGGCGGCGGGTCCCAAGTGTACGGTTACACGGGCGAGTACCCGCGCTCGCACTACTCGCGGCGCCGCTCTGACTACGACAGCAACTTCTAG